AGAATTACGGGCTAAGCTGAAGAGCAAGTACAAGTCAAGgttgttgtcaaattgactatttttgaaaaaaaattatgacctTTGGTTTTCAAAGGGAGTGAATTTTGAGATACACTTGGATGATTTCAACATGTTATTGACAAAGTTGTCATCTCTAGATGCTAAGACTAAAGAGGAGGATAAAACACTTCTCATATTGGCTTCACCACATTTTTCCTTGATCATACTATAACTACAATATTGTTCGGTAAAGATACTTTCAAACTTGAAGAAGTGGTGTCAAAGGAGGGTAATTATTTAATTGTATGTAGTGGTAAGGGTAGAGGGATCATGGTTATGATGAAGGACCAGATGATTGGAAACCTATACAAACTTGTAGAGAGAGTTGAAACAGGTGGAATTACTATTGACACTCAGGCAAGAGGTAGATGTGGACAACTAATATTGTAGttaatttaggttttttttcaCCAGTAAAAgatcatatatattaaaaagatGGAAAATATTTATAAGCCTAGTTAGTTCAGGTTTGAACACATgcagatttgaaaaaaaaaatctctttttcatttcaaatcTTATGAGTGGAAGTGATCTCTCTAATCAGGTTGCAACTGTAGGAAGGGTGGAGCCATATCACATCCTATGGTAGTGAATTGTCCATGGCACCCCAAGTGGAGGTGGGAGTCATGCTTGTTAGAGTATGACGAATACAAAGAGACAATCGCAGAGCTAGCAAAATTAGCATCAACACCATTTTTTCATCAGTGGAGACTATTGGGATtttatgtcttgtattctatagtAGTCCACTTAATTTTTGAGCTTGTATAtgtttgggttgggtttttggTCTATTACATGTACACGgataaatttataattttattggaATTataatttctagggttttctttACTTGCCTCtctataaaagggaaaaatcctATGCATAAGTAAGGGAGGTCACATTGTCAGGTGGCGAAttatgtagattttttttttctatagttCTCTAAAGTGGATGCACCCATTCGTGCTAAACCACATTAAATCCTCATGTTCTTACGTGATTATTTGCTTAGtttcttccttctatttccACATTTATTTCTTACAAATTATCCATAGAAATATAGATGATCAACCTTTTTGCAACACCTAGCAGGTTTAATGGGGGCTGAAATTTTATAGAGAGGTAGACCCAAAGTTCCTTGCTTGCATATAAAGTTAAAATTTTATTGGAGTTGGTCAAgtgacaaaataaagctttCAAAATCTAGGACCACGAGGATGTGTGATAATACTTACACTATCAGGAAGGTGCCTGATAGTTAAAATCAAAGGATATAtgattaaatttaaatatgGAATTTGGCAAGTGACTAATTTTCATATCTCTAATTCTAATTTCGGATTGCATTATGAATATTAGATTGAAATAATCACTTCGTTATTTCTTTTTCAGTCTCACACtcgaacccaaaaaaaaaaaaaaaaactctccttTGATTGGTAAGGTTGTGAGTGATTAGTTGTTTATAAGAGTGCCACAGTAAATATATGAGTTGATTGCTGGTCAAGGGAATGGTTTTCACAAACTTTATTCCTATTCGGTCTTGAAATGCATTCCAATATCATAGTTAACGCATACTTAATTTCAAAAAGTTTACTCTATGATTCCAAACGTTTTTAAAGTGTAATTGTATAGTTGTATGGTTCTAGTTCATTCTCTTTACGAAAATTTAGAGCTGAGGTATTCAGGAGTTGGGGTGCTCGAGAcctaaaaaattttgaaatagagAAAATGAGATGACAATATACATCAAATAAATAGTGAAGCtatattttgacatttttttttggtaaagaaaaagggtgctctccatggtagtgatcatagcccccaagACAAGCATTCGTACAACAAGTGGCGCTTCCGCAGGACCAATGGGCGATAGTGGGGTATGCTAAGACTggaacccacaaccagccgactcgagcggtgatgggtttaaggcattttcaccacaaggctaccaaccccattggttatATATTTGGGATCATGGGTTAGagactaaggcaccgtttgatgatgtttttgctgtttctatgtctagaaacagcagaaatgacTTTTCACGTTTccggaaacaaaaacggattttttggtgtttgataaacctgtttctcgaaacgttttttgtaTACGTATTGCCAGCAAAAAACCCAATAGTCTCttcagatgcccaaaagggagagagggttcggttgcctctttttagataTAAATAGTTGATTGACTTATCGGGtataacaactttttttttctcttaaattcgtttctagaaacaacgaaacaagtctgaggacccgtttgataacgtttctaccgtttctgtttcaagaaatggcagaaacataaatttccttttctagaaatagaaactgaaTTGAAGGtctttgataagtcatgtttctaaaagtcgatagtaaccaacgaaaTAATGGTCACGAGTCGTTTCCAAAAATGACGAAACAAATTCTACTTGTTTCGAACTTGTTTCGcttaggtcgtttcttgaaattgtttcgcctaggtcgtttcttgaaccataaataagtagaaatttatatttctatttttgaaaacaagtgaaacgaaacagttttatcaaatgctttttgttctgtttttttttttgtttctatgtctagaaacgacagaaacgtgtttcttgaaatgttatcaaacgagcTCTGACTTGTTTCGTCTAAATcgtttttagaattgtaaataggcataaattttgatttatgtttctaaaaacggatgaaacaaaacaactttatcaaatgttttttagaCTGTTCTTCCATTTCTAAGAACAAGGAAATGCAGAAACGACAAAAATGAACGTTatcaaacaatacaaaaaaaaatcactgatTTTTGGTCGGCTGTACATAGGCTTCATACCCTCCAGGATCCTGGGGAGGCCCCTAGCATACAGCATGAGAATGAAACAGGTTCTGACAGGAACATAGAGAAGGGGACTGAGAAGCAGCCTCAGGTGGAGGCTACCATCGAGGCTTTACCTGTATTCAGGGATGGCGGGATTGTCCAGAGGGAGAAATCCTATGCTACGGTGACGAAGAGATCCCTTCCAAACATCGAGAACCTTCCAGATCTGATTCATGCAGGGCCCCTCACTAAGGTAGTTATCCCTCAGGAAGCATATGAGGAGAAGCTGCAAAGTTTCGACTTTGCGCTGATTGGGAGAGTCAATTTTTGTTATATTTCAATGAATGATGTGCGAAGTGCTACCAAGGAGGCCTGGAATCTGAAAGGTAGAGTAACTCTTGCTCCCTTAGGGAAAGGCTTCATTCTTCTCTGATTTGAAATCAAAGGGGACATGTCATCCATGTGGAAACGAGGTCCAGTTAAGGTGAAGGGACAGGTCATTCGATTTCAGCGTTGGCGCCCAGAATTTAGTATTCATGATGACCATACCCAAACTAAATTAGTTTGGATTCACTATCCTGAATTGCctatggaatattggcatgagcgAATTTTATTATCAATGGCAAAGGCCTCTGGCCGCCCTGTGGAGATAGACCGTCGGACGAGGAACGCTACTATGGGTAGCTATGCACGTATCCTCGTAGAGGTGGAACTTGGGGGTTCTCGTGTGGAGGAGATCCAGGTGGAGAGAAAGCAACCGAGAACGAACACTTTATTCTGGTTTAAACAGAGAATCTTGTATGAAGACGAGATTGACAGATGCTCGTTTTGTAAAAAACTGGGTCATTCTATCAACCAatgcagggagaagaaaggtaAGGAGAGGTCCGATGAAGACTTAAGGGGAGATGCAGCTGTGAATTTGGACCAAGGAGGTGGTGGCCGGACAGAGGGTGGGCGGCTCTCACCGGCGGCAAATCTTGATGTTTCCTATGACATGGGAAGGGCTAATTTGGAAGGATATATTCCGCCTCTGTTGTTTAAGGAAAATACCATAAATAATGGAGATCTTCTAATGGGAGATTCCACTACAATTTTGGAAGGTAGTATGGATAGGAATCAAGGTGATTTGGAGATATTCCTCCCAATATCTCACGTTCCTACTACAAATACCCATGATCCGTTTATGGTGGATAATCCACTTGGTGAAGGTGGATATGAATATGGATCAGACCCAGCTGAATCCGAtttctcttcctctgagaaggAAACGCAGGCTTCTgaggaagaaaatatgaataagGCTACTGGTCTGATCATGGTAGGTGTGCCAGAAAATACGGGGAGTGAGAAGGTACAGCGTAAATTATGCCCTTGCAAGAATAGAGTGTCGTATACCGCTGCTCGTGGAGGAAGAACCCAAGTCAGAGGTGGCAAGAGTGGGAGAACTCAAAACTGGGGCGATGAGGTTCATGTGGTCTCTAGCATGGCGTCATCTCAGTACTTAGGAGGCAAGATGATTATTCAACACCAAGAGATTGCGGAACTGGATAATGCCATATGCCGGGCAGAGGAAGAAAGTAGAAAAGGGAAGACAATCGCAGTGACGGGGCAGGCGTCAAGGTCTGACCGTGAGACTGTGCTCCATAGGTGATTTTATGAAGATCCTgttttggaatatcagagggatGCGAAAGGCATTCGGTAAACGTGCCTTGAGGGACATTATAATTAAGAAGGACCCAGACCTTCTGTGTATTGCAGAGCCGATGATCTCTGTGAGTGATTTCCCTaatctattttttaataaattgggatttcaTAGCGATTTTATCTTTAATCATAGAGCAGATAGAGTCTCTAACCTGTGGATTCTTTGGAAGCGCAATCTGAGAATGCCCGTGGTTGTCTCTAATTCAGAGCAACATATAACTGCCTCTATATCTTGGGGGGCTCATCGAATTTAGGTGACATTTGTGCATGCCAGCTGCTTCAAAGCAGAGAGAAGAATTTTATGGACGCTTTTGGCGGCTGATTCCCCTTTGGTTCCTACCCCGTGGGCGATGATGGGTGATTTCAACGCCACTCTTCACTCTCATGAAAAGCGAGGCCCAGGGAACTTTAGTCTAGGCTCTGCAGCGGAGTTTGGAGCCATGGTAGATGCTTGCTCTATGTCTCAGGTTCCCTCGATTGGCAGAAAATTCACTTGGACAAACAATCGATGCAGTGGAAATGTTTGTTCGGTTCTGGACAGAAGTTTCTGTAACGAAGAATGGCTTGACAGTTTTCAGAATTGTTCTCAATATGTTCTTCAACGTATTGGTTCTGATCATGCCCCATTGCTTCTTATGTCTGATTATAGTCAGAGGCCTCAGAATTGCCCATTTAGATTTCACCGATTCTGGATGGatcatgatgattttgatagaGTGGTGGCGGATTCTTGGTCGGAATGGATTTCGGGAGTGCCTATCTATGTCCTTGTCAATAAGCTTAAAAAACTTAAGGGTGTGATCAGAGACTGGGCAAGGTCTGTTTTTCCTCACCTGGATAAGGCGTTGGAAGAGGCAAAGAGGGATTTAGCTTAGATTCAGGAGCAGATTGATATACAAGGTATGGATGATCAGTTATTTGCCTTGGAGGTTGAGGCTAAGACTACACTGATTAAGGTCATGGAGAATCATGAAAAAATGTGGGCTGAAAAAGCAAGGATTAGATGGCTGAAATTTGGTGATAGAAATTCCAAATTCTTCCACCTTTCGACAAAAATGCGGAGGAATAAGAATACGATTAGATCACTTAAGAAGCATGACGGCTCTATGGTTGATGATCCCATCCAAATAGGGAACTACATAGTTGATTTCTATGAGAATTTTCACAAAGTTACCCCAACGGTTCAGCATGAGGAATTACTGGATAACATTCCCTTGATCTTGAACCAAGCTGATCAGTACCACTTGGATGCCCTTCCTGGTGATGCTGAGATTAAAAAGGCTATGTGGGAGCTTGATCCAGATATCTCGCCTGGTCCTGACGGCTTCCCTGGGGCTTTTTTCAGAAGATGCTGGCACATTGTGGAAAAAGAAGTGAGCAATGCGGTCAGATTCTTTTTCAGCTCGAGCTATATGCCGCAGGGTGTGAATAATAATTTCTTTGTGTTGATTCCAAAGGTAGATGGGGCTGATAACCTAGGTAACTTCCGGCCCCTATGCATGGGCAATTTCTTCTGCAAAATTATTACAAAGGTGATGGCATTGAGGTTGGAGCCTCTGCTTCCCAGATTAATATCTGATGAGCAAGGagcttttcaaaaaggaaagattATCCATGATAATATTACTGTTGCTTCAGAGCTTGCAAACTTGATGTTTTCATCCACCAGAGGAGGGGGTATTGGCATAAAAATCGATATCAGGAAAGCCTATGATACAATTGACTAGAAGTTTATCTTTCAGGTTATGCATAGATTTGGTTTCTCTGAGCGATGGACAGGCTGGCTCAACCAAATTCTAATATCTTCTAAGATTTCAATTCTAGTTATTGGAGGTCCGCAAGGCTTTTTTAATGTGGAACGAGGCCTGAGACAAGGTGATCCGATTTCACCGATGTTGTTTATCATTGCTGAAGAAGTTCTATCTCGAGGATTGAAGGGGTTAATCCAGTCGAACCAAATAAAGCCAATTCAGGGCCCAAGAGGCGCTGAAACCCCAGGGCACATCTTGTTCGCGGATGACATCTTTATATTCACCAATGCTTCCCAGAGGTATGTCCACAATCTAAAAAAATTTTTGacaaaatatcaagaattttcaGGTCAATGCATCAATCTTGATAAAAGTAAGTTCTTCCTCAGCAAGATTAATTCAGCAAGGAGGCAGAATATCTCTAATATTTTGGGAATTCGAAGTTGTTgtttccctacaaaatatttagGGGTTGAAATCTTTAAGGGTCGGTTAAAAAAAACTGCCCTCATGCCTGTTATGGACAGTGTGAAGAAGCGCCTTGCAGGGTGGAAGGGTAAGCTTCTTTCAATGGCGGGAAGAACAGAACTAGTAAGATCTGTGATTTCTAGTATCCCTACTCACAATTTTTCTATATACTGGTGGCCCTCATCTCTTCTAGCTACTATGGAGAGGTGGATGCGAAACTTTATATGGACAGGGGAGGTGGAAAGCACGAGAGCAATTACAGTGAAGTGGAATACTCTGTGCAAGcccaaagaagaagggggaCTAGGGATCAGGAAGCTAAGAGATTCAAATAAAGTTATGTTGTGTAAAATGGTTTGGAGAATTAAACATGGGAAATCGAATGCTAGTTCATTCCTTCGTGCAAGATTTGTTAAAAAGGATGGTAAATTTTCCAAGGGAAGCAGGCCTTCATCAATTGCCCTAGGGATTCGGAAGTCATGGGATTTTGTGTCAGAGCACAAGAGGTGGGTTATTGGCAATGGTAATTTGATAAacttctggaaggataaatggtggggacctAAATCTCTGATGGACGAGATACAGACTATGGGCCTTTCCCCCCCTAATACTAATGCCAAAGTGTGTGATTTTATCCAGGATGGTCAATGGAACTTCCCTATAGTACAATCTGCActtctaaataatatttttacctCTATCAAGGAGATAGCTATTTGCCCTGATCAGATGGAGGACTTCTGCGCCTGGGAATTATCTCCGATggggaatttttctacggcttctgcatgggatgaaattagagaaaaatcaccaaaagttccttggttctctttgatttggaggAAAGGTCTTCCTCCACGGTATTCTACCTTAGGATGGCGGCTTGCTCATAGGAAACTCCCAATGGACGAGCTGATCAAAGCGAAAGGTATCATGATGGCATCGAGATGCTTCCTTTGCAACTAAGATGAAGATGGCATTGACCATGTATTTATTCATTGTCCATACTCAACTGGCATATGGGAAAGGTTCTGTGCTTGTTTTGGGATTTATTGGCCGATGCATCAATCTATAGAAGGATTGATAACATGGTGGAAGTCCAAGGCAAGaatcttaaacttaaaaaatcCATGGTTGCTGAGCTTCTCAATCATTGCCACtaatatttggtgggagagaaatagacGAAGACATGAGGACAAGGCTCGATCTGATGTGCatatttttgaattaatttACCATGAGATTGGTTTTTGCTTGGGTAGTTCGAAGGGTGAAGTGAAGAGTATCAGCGATCTCTTATGCTGCAGGAAATTGGGGTTACATGTAGAGGACCCTAAGTATGTTCTGCCTCTagaagttcattggtgtaaaCCCCATTCAAATTGGTTTAAAATCAATGTAGACGGGAGTTCTCTGGGAAATCCAGGAAGGGCAGGTGCTGGTGGCATTGCTCGTAACAAAGAGGGTCAGATTTGCAACTCTTTCAGTATTTATTTAGGcattaaaaaaatctttgagGCTGAGTTTGAAGCGGTTTTGGAAGGTCTGATCATGGCAAAGAGATATGGGGCGAGTGAAGTGTGGGTTGAGTCAGATTCGGCTGGTGTAGTGTCTGCTGTGCAGAAGAACCAAGTTCCATGGTTTGTGCTCCAACGATGGAGAGCGATTCTCCCCTATTTGAATTCTATTTcgtggaaaatttctcattgttttCGCGAGGCAAATGTGGTTGCAGATTATTTGACAAGGAAGGCTTCAAAATCAGGAATCACAGAGACCTCTGTGACATTCCCCAGTCATATTATGATGGAGattgaaaatgatgcaatggacaggcatagatttagattctgctaggatgtttcttgctttctctgctgatggccatgccgaaggtggagagagCAAGTTTCTCTAGTGGTCTCGGCtgtgtttcctttcttttatgttggtgtattttccccttttattttaataatatcatcttttaacaagagagagagagagagagagagagagagagagagagagagagagagagagagagagagaggtggctTGGGTATTGTTTCAGTTGAACTAATTTCTATAAAACTAATGGAGATAAACAAAGGCCCTTTGCAGTGGCACCCCAATCCCGTATCAGAGACCTTATGTGCGTCTCTGTGTTTGATGTCTTGGTGAAGGTGAGTATAAGggttaaaacatgagttttttAATGGCAagggtataacggtcattttaactcAACATTTAACAGTGACtcacggtagggggtctgagtataatttggtgaaacagtgGGGGaggtcttataattgtgacattctccaggggtgGCACGGTAAATTTCCCTTTCTTAAATGGGGAATATGAAGGGAGGGGGCGGAAGATAATAACATAAACAAAACCATGCATCACATACATCACATTTAATCACATATAGTCTTATGACAACCCATGCAAAAAAACAACTGTCATATAACAACAATATAACAAAATATTAAtccaaaattaatttttggctggcccaaaatccaaaaccagaACTTTAACAATTTTTGGATAAGTGTTTTCTGACCGCAAGAGGCCTTTGGGTCGACACACAAGGGTGAGCACCTTTAGACAGAGACACGGTGATAATTGCAAGCCCCTTGTTTGTGATATGGGGTCTCCCACGGAAAGTAAATCCTACAAAAAAGATTGCAAACACTCAGCCAAGGAGGTGAAGTTAAATGCTAGTTTACTGCACTTCTAGTAGCTGTCTTGCTCTTGTCATTGACTGCATGCTCTGAAAGGCTTTTTGATAAATCTACAGTTTCCTGTTCTCTCAACTGATGCTACTAACCTTTACTAGGTAAGAATGGGGTTGGTAGTTGAACTGTCATCAATCTCATGATCTGCaatcaaaaaatatattaaaaataatagtaaaattaGAGTACATGATCATGTCTAGACATTCCCAGATGGATGAAAGAATAAAGTTAGAAATCCCCCactttcggcattgccatcagcacgAAGAACCCCAAGGCATttaaaaagaagacaaaaaattatCTAGAAAAGCAGAAAGGAGGTCTCCCTATAATATCATTTTGGATCTCAACCTCACTAGCTAAAGGGAAGGACAACACCGATGAGGAGACCCTCAAACTTTGGAGCTTCCTTCACCAAAATCACCAATAGGATTAACTAAAAAATGAATTTCTCTCTCAGACCCTGGCCCATTCTGGGGTGGCTGTTTCGATTGAAGACTTGATGTGTGCTAGAAGGTTGGGATTTCCAGGGGTACAACGCAGGCaaaaagaattatttgaaattttttgatgtCCTCTCCAACAGGATGAGTCAAATTAAATTCAGACGGCTGCTTTTTGGGCAATCCGGGAAAAGCAGGTGGGTTTCATCTGCGCAATGAGAAGGCTGAGGTGTTATCTAATTACAGAGAGTTCCTTGAAATTTGCATAAATTTTGAGGCGGAATTCCAAGCTATTATTGCAGGAATTGAAGCTGCAAACCGATTTGGGGTGTAGAGtttgtggattgaatgtgactcagtCGCGGTGGTTCCtcttttgcagaaaaaaaaattccttggaAATTTCGACAAAGGTGGATTAACTGGTTACCCTACCTTGAAAGGGTGGAGTGGAAGATCACGCACTGTTTTCATGAAGCAAATTCTGTAGCGGATTTCTTGTCAAAGTCTGTCGTCCGCTTTGAAACCTCTCTGCCAGTGACATCCTGGCTAGCCTTGGTCAAAATGGATCTGGACATGGATGCCTCGGGTCGTCCGAGATATAGACTCCTCTAGCGCTCTAATTCAGTCTTCTATGCTTTGTGGAGGAGAGTTGGCCGATGgctttttctgctgatggcattgccgaaggtggattaagCTCGTCTCCGCTCTGCTCAGTTTAATTGTTTATATTTCGCTTGGGTGTTTTTATCCcttttgtattatatttttcatcttctttttaatacaaatggTATTCTAGCGAAAAAAACAATAGGATTAACTTCTCGAACATAATGTGTAATCATTAATTGTCAACTTCTTGGCACTATATTCGATTAAACACTT
The nucleotide sequence above comes from Macadamia integrifolia cultivar HAES 741 unplaced genomic scaffold, SCU_Mint_v3 scaffold3158, whole genome shotgun sequence. Encoded proteins:
- the LOC122067831 gene encoding uncharacterized protein LOC122067831 — translated: MDDQLFALEVEAKTTLIKVMENHEKMWAEKARIRWLKFGDRNSKFFHLSTKMRRNKNTIRSLKKHDGSMVDDPIQIGNYIVDFYENFHKVTPTVQHEELLDNIPLILNQADQYHLDALPGDAEIKKAMWELDPDISPGPDGFPGAFFRRCWHIVEKEVSNAVRFFFSSSYMPQGVNNNFFVLIPKVDGADNLGNFRPLCMGNFFCKIITKVMALRLEPLLPRLISDEQGAFQKGKIIHDNITVASELANLMFSSTRGGGIGIKIDIRKAYDTID